The sequence below is a genomic window from Chelmon rostratus isolate fCheRos1 chromosome 24, fCheRos1.pri, whole genome shotgun sequence.
CTATCCGGTGCTCTTGCTTTCCTATATGGATTCCTTTTAAGTTGTCATTTTGCCTGATCATTTGTGCCAGCGGTTCGATGAATAAGGCAAACAAAGTAGGGCTAAAACAACATCCTTGGCGAGTTCCCCGTTGTAGAATAAATCTGTCCGTTAAGTGTCCATTAATTTTTATCCTCGCTGTTGGCCCTTGGTAAAGACCTTGGATACATTGTATTATCTGTTCATGAATCCCTAGTTTTCCCAGAACCTGATACAGAAACCTCCAATTGACACAGTCAAAGGCCTTTTCTGCATCAAGGCTCCCgtaacatgttttaaacaaacagtCAAATTTCGTTCATACATGTGGCTTTATGAACATCAAAAGTcaaatttcagtttcagctcatGCATGTCAGTAATTTAGACCTTCctattttttcatttgacagtATTGTTAATGCTACAGGAATGAAATCATGATTTATTAAAAAAGGCAAACTGACTACATCTTTTAATGGAGATTATGAAGAATATAAAACCAAGTCAGCTGATGAGgaagtacaaaaacaaagttgttgTCATTTGCTGTGAACTGATGGCATTACTACTGTGTTATATTCAGTGAGTAATAATGTATTTCGACAGACAAGAGCCAATCACATGTAGAAAAGCACTGGCAAATTATTAAAGTATGATGCTTTATAACATTatgcagttatttttttcatgtttatcagTGTTTAAGACATCACACGACAGAAGGAAACTGTGCCGTTGtggtgaaaccaaaagtgaagaAATTCTTGCCACTTTCATACTTTTCATTCTGTATTCATGTTTTGCTGCAGAGCGTGCGACAGATGTCTGCAACCACTGTTGAGGGTGTGGAGGGCTGCTCATTACATGCTGAATACACAGTGAGTTTGGCCagacaacatgcacacatatatgtatgcaGTAGGTGATACAAGGCAGTTTGTGTCATTCAAACTGAAAAGTGACCATGCTCTGTTATGTCAGTCCTGGGATTCTGAGACCCTGAGTATTTTGAGTGTGAAGATGAGTTTGATAGCTTTCCTAAACCAGGGGTAGAACAGAGCATAAATCAGAGGGTTCACACATGAGTTTGTCAGCATGAGCCAAGGCAACAGTGCAGCACATGAGAAACAGTGAGCAGCAGGTGTGGAGGGCTGCTTATTACAAGCTGAATACACAGTGAGTTGCCCagacaacatgcacacatatatgtatgcaGTAGGTGATACAAGACAGTgtgtttcattcaaactgaaaagTGACCATGCTCTGTTTATGTCAGTCCGGTCTACAGGATCTTGGTGTCCTGAGATTCAGGGACCCTGAGTATTTTGAGTGTAAGGATGAGTTTGATAGCTTTCCTAAACCAGGGGTAGAACAGAGCATAAATCAGAGGGTTCACACATGAGTTTGTCAGCATGAGCCAAGACAACACTGCAGCATATGACAAGGTGTTTGAGGTGTCCTCACCTTTGAGAGCAGGATAGTAATATGGGCAAAAGCACATTAGAAACACAGCTATCACAATCCCAAGAGTCCTGGCTGCCTTCCTCTCTGATTTTTTTGCAGTTGTAGCTGCGGTGAAACTAATGGCAGCAGTCTGCAACCGAATCACACGTGCCTGAgagacagcaacaacaaacacccTCACATAGAGAACAACCATGATAGCACAGGGCCCGACAAACGTCGCAAAGAGATCAACAGTGCCTGCAGCGTGGCCGACGACCACCACGCACTCCCCGTGGCAGGAGCCGAAACTGTCCTCCCTCCCTAAATGTCCCATCAGAATACAGCCGTTGTAGATCATAGAACAGGCCCAGcataaactgattaaaaaattCACTCTGTTCAGGGTAATTCTAGAGGAATAGAGCAGCGGGTAACAGATAGCCACATAACGGTCCACAGATATGAGCACCATGTGgcccacagagacagaaagaagacagTATGAAACATAAGGAGTCAGAGTGCACATCAGCCATCCCAGCAGCCAGCACGTCTCCACGTAGCGCAGGCCTTCGATGGGCATCACCAGCAGCCCCACCAGCATGTCGGACACAGCCAGAGACAGGAGCAGGGTGTTGGTCGGGGTGCGGAGCTGACGGAAGtgggagatggagatgatgacGAGCAGGTTGAGTTTCACAGTGAGCAGAGAGACGAGGGCCAGCAGGGTGTAGAGTACTGCAGCATCAGAGTGGGGGCGCAGCAGCCGCTTGCAGGAGGAGTTGAGGTTGGGGAAGCACAACAGAGGGCCCCCAGTGCCATCCATcagggaggatgagagagaaatgatTGAACTCTCCATCACACAGCTCATTTATCTTCCTCTAACATCACCCTCCCATTATCCCAAGTGATGATGTCCCTTCTGCTCCTCGTCacctctctcttgtttttccacGTCACATTTACAAATGGGATGAAGCACAAAATACATGTATGCAATGTCCACTCACATTTGTAAATAGTTATGATACAATAATAATCCCAAACATCCCAAAATGTGTCAATGTGAGTAAagagaggtgttttttttttttttttaatcatctcaAACAAAAGAGTTTGAGTTCAGTTTTCAAGTTCAGTTAGGCCTCAGAGTAGGGGATGTGTTTCATTCTCTTTCACTTATTCAGAGTTTTCCATTTCAGAGGACTATTTTCTGACTGTATCTTTGAACCTTCACCCTCAAATGTTTTTGAAccattttcttcttattatgATTTACAGGAGTGATTGACACATACATCTGGGTGTAGCTGCCAAATTGGTAAGTCAGTGGAGGCAAAACAGTAATTCAAAATCTATATGGATGTGACACTTATTGTGCAGGAagtacgtttttttttttaaatttctttattatttatgtgaGACTTTATATATTTGTTGGGATAGAACAGAAACTGGATGTTTCTTTTAACAAAGAAGCCAAATGATTAGTTTGTAGAATTCCAATGTTTGTTCATATGTTACTATATCACAATCAACTGGCATGAaggtatttatttgtgttttttgtacatCTTGTGTGCTTAtgacattttccactgaaaacacaactgaagaCACATATCTGAAGatcactgttgttttcatgctcagatttttctttgcatttgcaCATGTGATCCTATTTTGCTGCTTGGCACAAATGCTGTTCATAGAGTGTTTCATTCAAGGTCAACAGACATTTGCAGGGTGAAGTCACCGGTTCATGTGATGAGGTGTGTCTTCATGagaaaaagctgtgtgtgaacaTACAGGCCACAGGTGaggcaaaacactgaaaaaacagcaaacgtagattttttttcagttctctGAACAGAGCATAGATCAGAGGGTTCACACACAAGTTTGTCAGCATGATTGCgatcatctacctgctccaacgctctctttcccacctggagagcattggtaacacagtgaggatcatgttttttgacttctccggtgctttcaacacgatccagccatcactgctgaggggggagctggaaggagccggagtagactgtcacctggctgcatggaccatcaacTACTTcaccacagtatgtgaggcttcgcgactgtgtgtcggttgtggcagtttgcagcaccggggctctgTGGGTActttgctctctcctcttcatcctctacacatcagacttcagacacaacacatccagctgccacctccagaagttctccgacgATACAGCCATCATCGGATGTGTATggcaggggaacgatttggaatacagggaagtcatcactaactttgtcgactggtgtggactaaaccacctgcacatcaatgccagcaagaccaaggagatgttgatagacttccgcaggaaagcagcacagactccacaggtgtgcatccagggatttgacattgagattgtgtacacctaaacaataaactggactggtccacgaacactgatgccctgtatagaAAGGCCAAAGTCCTGAGAAtactgaggtcctttggagtatgtaggtatgtaggacattactgaagactctgtggttgcatctgcagtcttttacgcagtggtcagaaagagactcaataaactggtcaggagagctggctctgtcctggactgccctctggacaccactgaggatgtaggtgagaggaggatgttagccaagctgacatccatcattgacaaccccttccaccccctgcatgacacagtgggggccctcagcagctccttcagtagcagactgctgcatccaccctgcaagaaggaacgctaccgaggtccttcattccatcagctgtcagattattcaactccagtATCACATAacataaaactgtgtttttgttttttgccaaataatctgtttttttcttgtcatttatgccaacatgCGCTCGTTTCCTTACATTTAgtgctatttatttattatttttaatctgaaggcagcatacaatgttttttccacagttacTTATATAgtcaaaaaaatcattttaagaaAGATCCAATGGACAACAAAGGTTAcagaataagaaataaaatcaacaagAGTCAAATATAATGTAGATAATATATAATTTAGATAACAAAAGTTCAAACTTTTCCTACTTTGAGAAGTTGCTATTTGATTTGTTTacctgttttcagttgtttttaacACCTCTGATTGGCCCAGTGCCTCAGTGGTTTAGAGGTGTTACTTTCTGGAACTGTCTATTCCAATAATGAGACCTCTCACACATGAACCAACAAACAGTATTTGTTTTAGTGTTGGGTGAGAAGCCCTGATTTGCTCTCATTGGTATTACAGtagcatttgtttgtgtgcatgatgtTACATCATGTATCCCAAGAGCAATGTAGAGGTGACTAATGATGTCACTGCTCCTATCATCtgcaaaaacaacttttattcacaaattagtttttattaagtgtctttttagtcGAAGTGTCTTTTTATTCAGTGTCTTTTTGTCTAAGTGTCTTTTTATTAAGTGGTGGACGTGTTGTCAAGCCAAAGCTCGCCTCACTCCAATTGTGTTTTGCTTACattcaaacttttcaaaatgAGAAGTTTGCATCCACAGTGTTGTTCCTGTGATGACTTCTGACAGTGTTATCTGGGGATTCCTTCAGTTTTGGtactctgcctgtctgtctgtgttttggttgTTGTGTAGCAAAGAACTGTTGCTGTTTGACATGTAATGAagctaaaaatacaacagctgTATGAGGCTTTTAACTGTGGAGTATAGGACACAGACCCAGCCCTTTTTAACCACGGTGTGctgtcattaaaaaatgaaaacaaaatgggGCTATTTGGGCTAATCCGTGTTCTGAAAGAATACAGCACTGTTGTGTTAACCTATGACTCCGGGCACTTACTGGCCATTTGATAAGAGTGATTTTAAGGAGATTATCCTGTTGCCTATAGTCCATGTCTTGGCTGTTTATATCACACTTGTGTGTAGGAAAATATGCAGTGGAAGTATGTATGTGggtctgtttctgttcagacaGGTGTGTCAACTGAGGCGCCAGCCTTTAAATAGTGCTATGACAttcaaaaaacaagaagaaactaAAATGTTGCaccaattttttttaatactttgatgaaaacacacctgtgtgaaCATTGCAATTagcttttcttgctttttcagCTGGATCCTCCCCATGTGTTGCTTTATTAACTTCAAACTAAATCTCAACAAAATCTTAAGCTGTGTAGCTTTGTCTCTACACCTGACCTCAATGAGAAAAGTGAGTGTAAAATGGGAAGACCAGCCGCCCAAACATCCAgtgttacattttctttcacaaaaaTCAGTTTCTTTGGTGCCACAGTCGTTGTAAAATTTGAAAGTGGGCAGCCCTAAAGCCTGCAGGTCCACTGTGCAGCAATTGGTCTGTTCTAATTAAATCTActctaaatgtgtttgttaataATGTATGCACCATTGAAGCCCATTATAAACTGACATGATCTGGGCTGTGAGGCACCAGCTGCATAATTACTGGTTTGTATTGTGCTTACATAGTGCGTTTTACTAGATACTGATACTAAATCGAGCGCACGTTTTAATATCTCGTGCGCccgatatagtttttttttctcttcatgacactttaggtGCTCCGTACAAAAATGCCTAGAAATCCAATAGACTTTATTTCATACCTTATTATTAGTGGGGCCATGTTTTTGTTGAGCCTGTTAGCCTTAAATGAGTTCAACCTGCATCACAGCATGAAAAACTCAACTGGTTGTCACCATAGCTGTCCAAAAGCCCTGCTTGGAGTCCAGagatgaagaagcagcagcGCCCTCTGCTGTCTGTAGAGAAGTGAAAAGCTTGCAGCTCCTTGCGATCCTCTCTGACACCTTAAgttatgtttaaaatgtgcGTTTACTGAAGCTGTCTTCACTTACGGCCAGACCACTTTGGACACGCCCGACCTCGGAAGCTAAGCGcggtcgggcttggttagtacttggatgggagactgcctgggaataccaggtaAGCTTTTTCACTTCTCTGACAGCAGGGGGCTGCTACCTCTTCACTGGAGGAGAAACCTGGGAGGCAACTGTATCACTAActaatgaagaagaagaaatttgGGAGGGTGACATATATGGAATCCATAACTTATTGGACACGTTACATAGTTCAAGTGCGTGTTTTCAcgttaaagtatttttttccgTTTTACACTTTTAGAATTCTGAGCGTTGGCTAAAGGATGGTGACGGaggattgcccctttagtctatgaccgttaggaattcctgagcaggcgaGAGGTTTTCTTcattcagcggtgtatagattatggatggatggatggatgataaaTGCGGCGCAAACCCAAACCCGATGCCTCCACGCTGCTGTTCCCTCATCCCACCGCGCGGTGGCGATGTTGATCTTGCACTCTCCGCCTCTGCCTGACAGTGCAGCGCCGGGCTGCCGTGCTGGAGGCGGTGTGCTGCTCTTTATTGTTCCAGAGCAAAGCTCGGTGCACGGTTTCCCACATTTGTTTCAATGGCCACCGCTCAGAGAGCACGTCCCAGCTGAGAGGGAGCAGTTCGGCTGCGAACACAGGACTTCTTCAGAGAACTCCGCAGCGCAACACTGTGCGGGATTCACCGTCTGCGCTGGAAATACGAGCTCTGACTGACGGACAGTCTGTGGATCAGGAGAAGAAAGACTGGGTAAGGAAATCGTGCTCTCCGGATTAGGAAGCGAGGTAACACGTCGCCTCTCTGGCGCACACTTACGTTTGGATCCAGCCAGATTTGTTGCATTACACGCTCCCAGCCGAAAGCTTCGACTTCTTCACGAAGCGACAGTGCGTGATATTTGATGAGCCACATATCTGAGTATAAGCTCGCCTCGATTGCAAGCAGCCTGCTCATTTTCCTAATCGGCTGAGCTTTCGGAGGTCCAGCAGAGCCTCTGTTGGTGTAGATTAATGATAGACCAGGGCAGCCCTCTCCACATAAGCGCTTCAAACGTGTGCACGAATTGCAACATTTCCACAAAGTTCAGTTCCTAAACTGATCTTTAACTCTGTTTTATACCGTGGCTTTTTGTTATTCCCTGCTGCCTTTGCATTCATCAAATCTTATACAATAGGCGAAGCGTGCCATTGTTACACCATATGCACATTAatattgaacacacacacacacacacacacacacacactaaccctGTCTCTTGAGTGCGATCGGGTTGCCTTAGCCTACTGACATCTTTACCCTGGCCTACAGGATTACTCTGCTAACCTACATCCTGGTGTTTGCACTCTGCCAGCTGTACTCTTGATGTGTGCTCCTTGTATAGGGGTGTGTCTGTTCCATCTCGacaaagctgctgtgtgcatgcatgttgtgCAGTATCTCGCTCCTTCTTGCTCCTTGCTATTGCCACCCACCCCCTGCAGAATGTGTGCACGGCACCTATGAGGTGACAAATCCCTTTCCTTTATTGATCTCTGGGGGGAAGAGCGCCTTTTGCAAACCCCCTTTCAAGTTGAGGTCAGAGTGCAGGGTCAGCGCCCGTGGTCAGCCTTGCTCATAGGCACTTTATTTTGCTAATGGTTGGTGGACAGTTGCCCTGCTGCCCATTCACTCTCCATCCTTCCAGCCTCACAGTAGAAAGTCTCCTGAGGGCAGTCGAGCAGCTTAAAGGCTCGGCGGGGGGAGGGTGTCACCTTGATAGAACTTGTTATCAAGCACAGCCATTGATCTGCCAAAGACCGCTGTGTGGTGGCCTTGATCTCGCCTGTGCTTTTCTGGTTGTAGTTGACGCCTCTGGGTTAAAGTATACAGTCAGCACAAGTAGCACAGTCTGATCATGGTCCTCAGCCAAGACACTTAAAGGCATCACTTTGGGCGTGAAGAATTTGTAACAGCCTTTTTTTTGCCCTATTTTCCgacatttaatatgttaaatatgACTGTTAGTAGCAACCgcacagcacacactgaaaGCTTCCTTATCTTCTGTTGCTTTGAAGATCCGCCTAACAAAGTGTTGATTGTGGGACCTGTTTTGAAGCTGGCAAATGTCGCCTGTTATGCAACCTCCATGTGAATATTCTAATCCGCAATGTCGATTTCCAATTCGACATGTGTGCTGTCTTAATTTGTAAAATAGTCAAAATCACTTCACATAAAGCCATAACAGCTTCTCAGTCGATGCacttttgtacacacacacacacaaacgcacacactcacatccgATTCCCATCCCTCTCACAGACTCTTGGGAAACTTTCAGCTAACACCAGTTCAAAGGCTGCCTGAGAGGCCTCCTCGGTCCCGCCGAGTTAAAGCCCTGCTGCTGGAAGCTCCCACAGTGGCTTCCTTTGTGCCCGTGTGACCAGCTCACTCTGTATTCCTCTCTTGCTCAGCTAACTCCACGTATAATCCTCCAGCCCTTACTGAGGAGATGGTGATACTCCTGCCTCCAAATTTCCACTCTTTGCTGGTGAAATTAATCCAAAACCAGGGTTAACACTAAATTAAccatcagtgttttattatcaaGGTATTAAATCGATCCAGTCCacatttctggttttattttcaagggAAAGCTCATTAAAGGAGCTGCAGAAGCTGCTGGATTGTCTTTTGTGTTGAATTGCAGGTTCAGGGACGATCACTCTCTTACTGTAGTTGCTGTTGTGGGTTTGTAGGGTCTTGAAATTGAACCTGTCAATGGGTTTTTGTGAAGAGACTGAAGACATGCTGGCAACAAACCAGCCCCGCTGCCTCCAGGATATGACCTGCTGATGTTTGTCAGGGTAATTGGCACCTGCTTGTGAGCAAATGATTAGGCGGAGCTTTAAAACTGGCTCTGAGTTGAcacttgttttgctttgaaGGGTGACACAGGGAGGCAAGGCGGTGACCCAAACTGAGTGAGCGTTGGCTTTCCTTCAGAAGCCGATAATTCCAGCACTTTTGGAGGAGGAGCTTTTGGTCAGGTGCTTCTTGAATCGAGGCGATTTGTAATTTCAGTCTCGGTCCTTGTCAGACAGATAACAAACAAGTGataagcagcagagcagagcattCATTCGGGGGAAGTAGCATGCACACAAGCGAACGTTCCCACAGTTGTAATGAGTAACTTGAATGTCAGGTCACTTCCTTGGCCGGGCTCCAGTTTCCAGTTTCAGCTTTTGTCACCATGGTGAAGAGAGgcgcttgtttgtgtgtgcaggtggagagATTAGCAAAACTCGCTTTGGAAATCAAATGACGAGATTAGGTGTGAAAGAACAAAGAGGAGGGTTGTCTTTagagtttgtttgcaaatgcacATTAGTATTTCCACCAGAAGGACACACAAGGATTTTTTTGTGTCAGTTGATGCAGGAAGAAGTCCACTTTCAcactgaggtcagaggtcagccacGGAGCAGCTGCTCTGGACCTAGGAGGCATTCACTGGCTGTGTGTTGTTTCCAGGGCGTCTTCCTTTGGCTATCTGACCTGGACTCAGGGCTCTGCAGtcgggctgcaactaacagttagTTTCCTCATTAATTAATCTGCTGGTTATTTTCTAGATGAGCCATTTGGCTTATAATATGGAAGTAATTTCTGCCACTAGAGGTGAGGGTTGAGCAGTATGACGGTATACACCGTGCAATGGTAGAAAAGTGCCTTGTAAATGCAGTTTGCACTGCAGGGGGCTTTCCTTACTGTCTCTGCTACATACATTATAACGTGATGTGAGCTGGTTTTCAGACAAACATAGAAGAAGAGTGTGACCAgaaaacagggaggaggagagtgaaatTGTAAATACAGAGCAGGAGGCATCCTAGCCAACCAGTGTGGGAGTATAAAACCATTTCTTCATTGAATTTATAAAACAATTACTGAATCTTGATATATGCTGCTACAGTGATATAGAATTACAATTCTCTCTGTCAGGTCATAGTGACAGACGACCTTGAATAAAATTGGAGATTtgtctgggtttgaacattgctGGAAACATTTGGAATAATATCAGTACAGAACAAAATTTATGACAAATGTCTGGTGTTTTAATGAGCAACTGTTACATATCATCTCCTCAGTTGTGTCTGCTCAGCTTTATGGGATGAACCTGCATGGCATCTTGTGCACCGAGGCTTCACTGCAGCCTAATTGTCCCTCGCAGTGAAAAGTGACCAGCAGTGAGTGAATTTTAGGATAGTCTGCAAAAGACAACAAATTATACACCAGTTTTCCTCTCCAGATTTGGGCGTATTTCTTAGGCGGAGACtttggaaatgtgaaatgtgggCCTTACACTGCACAAGGTGAACGCTTTGCTGAAGGAGACTTAAACAGGGTGGATCTTTGCCATCATGGAGCATTTGATGCAGGTCATTGCATGCTCACTGCACCACCAATTGTCTGTTTATGATTAACCGCGCCGGCTCTTATTTGCCACCATCAAgaatgcagtgtgtgtatgccGCTtaagagaggacagaggattTTAACCTAAGATCTAACAACCTGATACTCATGATGTCCAGTAGATCCCTAATTACATATTGATTCAATGACTGATGTTGTGACTCTGGGCAAGACCAAATGTGACTGAACTCAAGACAAAACAGCAATTTCCCCtcagagaaagcaaagaaataGATCTCAGAGAGAGTGTAATGTAATTTCATTGTGCTGCACGCTAACCGTGCCTTCAGACACAGATTAGAAACCGCTGTGTTTGTATGTCGGGGCAGTCCATGCCTGCATTGCCCCCCTGACCGCCCGCTAGAACATTCCTCTGCCATGATGTCACCAACCGTCTGAGAGCAAATTTATTGTCTGAGGTTGAGGTTTATCAAGTGTGGGAtggaggtgagggggggggggggtgagtcttgtctttgtgtgttctCAGACCGTATCTCATCTGCCCCACTTGTGAAGCCTTGATTCAAGTCTGAACTGGTCTTAAACggagctctgtgtttggttcGTAGGAAATCCCACCTgcatgagct
It includes:
- the LOC121627210 gene encoding trace amine-associated receptor 13c-like, with translation MDGTGGPLLCFPNLNSSCKRLLRPHSDAAVLYTLLALVSLLTVKLNLLVIISISHFRQLRTPTNTLLLSLAVSDMLVGLLVMPIEGLRYVETCWLLGWLMCTLTPYVSYCLLSVSVGHMVLISVDRYVAICYPLLYSSRITLNRVNFLISLCWACSMIYNGCILMGHLGREDSFGSCHGECVVVVGHAAGTVDLFATFVGPCAIMVVLYVRVFVVAVSQARVIRLQTAAISFTAATTAKKSERKAARTLGIVIAVFLMCFCPYYYPALKGEDTSNTLSYAAVLSWLMLTNSCVNPLIYALFYPWFRKAIKLILTLKILRVPESQDTKIL